A stretch of Toxoplasma gondii ME49 chromosome V, whole genome shotgun sequence DNA encodes these proteins:
- a CDS encoding SWIRM domain-containing protein (encoded by transcript TGME49_286920), translated as MSNEDAIPPPQKPEFAPSAGASGEDPARGVETAEAARGAGCGPASSCEGREGKRPLAPETEENVKRLRANAECMHAGASPEDCPVPREALQSFSPLGTSQVVAGAVLHAAPDVAPADLARRTSPMGEEDDAERGENGVTRDDRGNAGGGTTGAALNRKGENKPVEIAPNVARLPPYDKNVTSSILVSTATFATVSVPSEDFREQLASPPADGVKGEETAKGGDGAPGTGAGVRADRPPVPLDEEKLREREEEAWRQAQQQEGRGPYKLPSCTFWFDETKLATVERDLLPSLFVDSGLPAAELEERYLQLRQAVVSLYRADPTKYLSFSECRRVIAADAALLLRLHSFLDYWGVINFQADPATIPSAVTRRRDILLKDIQTLQKRGEASQVSGEKGEYPNQLLSALTSLSGVGDEGAAAGGAGPWRCAACGKVCLYSYYVLRPGGSRGVSLGVLDKCVWCLKCFADGRYPPVLTERQFLKVSLPLMGSDGSDGKWTLEETERLIEGIERHLNDWNEVAAFVGGGRTAQMCVERFIQLPIQEPLLPPRGGGADAGPFRHFKNPLLSLLAFLASSVHPSVAAAAARAALKATVDLLGDEETPARGEREAAPEQRETPAEREAAPEASGKRRENGEKTPRVTGTKNEAESAQEKTGKEERREGEKDEDREKRERRPWLANSENRGLIGDCDLQVACATAVAAGAAAARELAKVEEKEVKEIMSEVVKLQLEKLELRMNKMQVLQTRIAQSKAAMETKFSQLLNEHRDLAAELVKTKEAALTALP; from the exons ATGTCGAATGAGGACGCAATACCTCCCCCACAGAAGCCAGAGTTTGCTCCCTCCGCGGGAGCCTCTGGCGAAGACCCTGCGAgaggtgtcgagacagccgAGGCGGCGCGAGGCGCAGGATGTGGACCTGCGAGTTCGTGCGAGGGGCGTGAGGGGAAGCGGCCGTTGGCGCcggagacggaagaaaatGTGAAGCGCCTGCGAGCAAACgcggagtgcatgcatgcgggAGCGTCTCCGGAAGACTGTCCTGTGCCCCGTGAAGCTCTGCagtccttctcgcctcttggCACTTCACAGGTCGTCGCAGGAGCTGTTCTCCATGCGGCTCCAGACGTCGCGCCTGCGGACCTCGCTCGCAGAACGTCGCCTatgggggaagaagacgacgcagagagaggcgagaacggcGTCACGCGCGACGACCGAGGCAACGCTGGCGGAGGCACAACTGGCGCGGCGCTCAACAGAAAGGGGGAAAACAAGCCTGTAGAAATCGCCCCGAACGTCGCCAG ACTTCCGCCGTACGACAAGAACGTGACTTCCTCCATTCTCGTTTCGACAGCGACTTTCGCCACAGTCAGCGTACCTTCGGAGGACTTCCGCGAGCAGCTGGCTTCCCCCCCCGCGGACGGCGTCAAGGGTGAGGAGACCGCAAaaggaggcgacggcgcaCCGGGGACTGGCGCCGGAGTCCGGGCAGACCGTCCGCCGGTCCCtctcgacgaagagaagctgcgcgaacgagaagag GAAGCGTGGAGACAGGCTCAGCAACAAGAGGGTCGCGGACCCTACAAGCTTCCCTCCTGCACCTTTTGGTTTGACGAAACGAAACTCGCCACGGTGGAACGAGATcttctgccgtctctctttgtcg ACTCTGGCTTGCCCGCCGCCGAACTCGAGGAGCGCTACTTGCAACTCCGCCAGGCCGTCGTCAGCCTGTACCGCGCCGACCCCACAAAGtatctttctttctcggagTGCCGCAGAGTCATTG cgGCCGATGcagcgctgctgctgcgtcttCACAGTTTTCTCGACTATTGGGGCGTGATCAATTTCCAGGCCGATCCCGCGACCATCCCCAGCGCAGTCacaagacgcagagacattCTGCTTAAAGATATCCAA ACCTTGCAGAAGCGCGGAGAGGCTTCTCAAGTGTCtggggagaagggagagtaTCCGAACCAGTTGCTTTCTGCCTTGACGTCGCTTTCTGGAGTGGGCGACGAGGGGGCAGCGGCCGGCGGTGCAGGACCGTGGAgatgcgctgcatgcggaaAAGTCTGTCTCTACTCCTACTACGTCTTGCGTCCTGGCGGATCACGTG gcgTCTCCCTGGGTGTCCTGGACAAGTGCGTCTGGTGCCTCAAGTGCTTCGCCGATGGTCGCTACCCTCCGGTCCTGACCGAGCGTCAATTCCTGAAA GTCAGTCTGCCGCTGATGGGCAGCGACGGCAGTGACGGCAAGTGGACGTTGGAGGAGACGGAGCGTCTGATCG AGGGCATCGAGAGGCACTTGAACGACTGGAACGAGGTGGCGGCGTTCGTCGGAGGCGGCCGGACTGCGCAGATGTGCGTGGAGCGATTCATCCAGCTGCCGATTCAAGAGCCGTTGTTGCCTCCTCG CGGCGGCGGAGCGGACGCAGGGCCGTTCCGCCACTTCAAGAatcctctgctgtctctcctcgccttcctcgcctcctcggtGCATCCCTCCGTCGCCGCGGCAGCCGCGCGCGCCGCCCTCAAGGCGACGGTCGACCTCctcggcgacgaggagacaccggcgcgaggcgagagagaggcggcgccggagcagagagagacgccagcggagagagaggcggcgccgGAGGCCAGCGgcaagagacgcgagaacggcgagaagacgccgcgAGTGACAGGAACGAAGAACGAGGCGGAGAGTGCtcaggagaagacggggaaagaggagaggagagagggggagaaagacgaagacagggagaagagagagaggaggcctTGGTTGGCAAATTCAGAGAACCGAGGCTTGATCGGCGACTGCGATTTGCAGGTGGCTTGTGCGACGGCGGTCGCTGCAGGCGCCGCAGCGGCGCGGGAACTGGCGAAAgttgaggagaaagaagtcaaAGAAATCATGAGTGAAGTTGTGAAGCTCCAACTCGAGAAACTCGAACTTCGCATGAACAAAATGCAAGTTCTTCAAACCAGAATCGCGCAAAGCAAGGCTGCAATG GAAACGAAGTTCTCCCAGTTGCTGAACGAGCACAGAGACCTCGCGGCGGAGTTAGTCAAGACGAAGGAAGCTGCGCTGACGGCGCTGCCTTGA
- a CDS encoding hypothetical protein (encoded by transcript TGME49_286910), translating to MARVKAKTSTKRAQPRASAAQVPVARRDARGQAHASRLLCKRGRRVGGTEREEKRGPLRRLSEARTDPRGSPSSSVSPGLAKKRIRRPLSPRRASRLAALARRNVFTRAHPRGCSRGRELPDANEASGEETREGAFFSDGEEDASEDQKTRLRERRRGDASKSTDASFELGGKRDERMPTPAESLHTDASVSASSSSSSSVSSSLSSSLFAEEVPRGWTASKVHQPRGCGPARSLKERSPLFPGQNEVPPEKLARSPRRWTPGYAAAVEDSDCTYTGAWCEYRRDGSNAPALPAACVAGWFSACARCGASRRMSPTLSLPFEGDDAPRAVVSSLSRSSGPAVSLACACGPDGASGDAELLADSRASGDTAEEAVTRRWRRGSFGRPSSWGEEGDGEEGEEGEEGEEGEGLRGRKRLRILSVDASGGYGVSGVITVIDEAAFERRLADELLRRQLAALGQTPTAACRESNKPRQVHAQTHTREEGDQEREEREERDQESEQEREDDRETEPPAASKGEVRSSCSVGASSASLFREDMEIVSGVFESSEALEAFADDGEAVGALLGSRESESSPSVPDKSRTSHLDTDCDPSASSSRSASGDQRLECESCPERRTKERRTLFSRASPSSFQSLHAPGAHHRRMLCEFLLRVATRREQLERLGRRLAVVPLPQLSMEAVEAAQRRSERGDARYMRESLAGTSLSFSKGAAPVHRDCRGGNYTDAEVSFATPRREGEQAALGSVDARDNALCASLSSAPSTSSLASSAPSSPLPSASSLASSIPSSPLPSVCSGSSLPSSPLPSTLLSSSFLPALPPLSSEANGCSWGAATSTVAVDSGKCSSSLVKPTESLINVPRVVSSASTVLSGELESDRIDSSDAPSPSFEKNSPATGPVKQPFSSAVPDSPLFASLPSSPPSSLSSSPSFPSLHAAPGVGRLAARGSARVPGAGAANEETAETAGEKRDRETEASARKKGDSGGEEVARSDPCRGKRESEGGDRRDTERGERHRGSETEGVGRERERPCAGTLFDDFIRSFERRQRAAELARWRDVEESFAWLHSG from the coding sequence ATGGCTCGCGTGAAGGCGAAGACCTCGACGAAGCGCGCGCAGCCGCGAGCCTCTGCTGCGCAAGTTCCTGTCGCGCGTCGCGACGCGCGCGGACAGGCTCATGCCTCGCGACTGTTGTGCAAACGAGGCAGGCGAGTCGgcggaacggagagagaagagaagagagggccTCTGCGAAGACTCTCTGAGGCGCGTACAGATCCGCGCGGGTCGCCGAGCTCCAGTGTCTCTCCAGGtctcgcgaagaagcgcatTAGGCGTCCGCTTTCGCCGAGAAGAGCTTCGCGCTTGGCCGCTCTTGCGCGCCGCAACGTTTTCACGAGGGCGCACCCCAGAGGCTGCAGCCGCGGTCGGGAGCTTCCAGACGCGAATGAGGCctctggagaggaaacgagggaagGAGCGTTCTTTTCAGacggggaggaagacgcgtctGAAGATCAGAAGACCCGTTTGCGTGAGAGACGGAGGGGAGATGCGTCGAAGTCGACAGACGCTTCTTTCGAACTGGGTGGAAAACGCGACGAACGCATGCCCACACCCGCCGAGAGCCTCCACACAGACGCGTCTGTCTCggcatcttcgtcttcttcttcgtctgtttcctcctcgctttcctcgtctctgttcgCGGAGGAAGTGCCAAGAGGCTGGACGGCTTCGAAGGTCCACCAGCCGCGAGGCTGCGGCCCAGCGAGGAGTCTGAAGGAACGGAGTCCGCTCTTTCCTGGGCAAAACGAAGTCCCCCCGGAGAAGCTCGCAAGGAGTCCACGCCGGTGGACTCCAGGCTACGCAGCCGCAGTCGAAGACTCTgactgtacgtacaccggagCGTGGTGCGAGTACCGGCGCGACGGGTCGAACGCACCGGCGCTGCCTGCCGCCTGTGTCGCAGGCTGGTTTTCGGCCTGTGCGCGTTGCGGAGCTTCTCGGCGGATGTCGCCgactctttcgcttcctttcgAGGGTGACGACGCGCCTCGAGCTGTCGTGagctccctctctcgctcctcaggtcccgctgtctctctcgcctgcgcaTGCGGTCCAGACGGCGCCTCTGGCGACGCTGAGCTCCTTGCAGACTCCCGCGCGAGCGGCGACACCGCAGAGGAAGCCGTCACGCGACGCTGGAGGCGCGGCTCGTTCGGCCGTCCATCCTcctggggagaagaaggagacggagaagagggagaagaaggagaagaaggagaagaaggagaaggtttgcgaggcagaaagagactcCGCATCCTGAGTGTGGACGCGAGTGGAGGGTATGGAGTCTCGGGAGTCATCACGGTGATTGACGAAGCTGCGTTCGAGAGGCGGCTCGCGGATGAGCTGCTCAGGCGCCAGTTGGCGGCGCTTGGACAGACGCCTACGGCTGCATGCCGGGAGTCAAACAAGCCGCGgcaagtgcatgcgcagacgcatacgcgagaagagggagaccaagagagagaagagagagaagagagagaccaagagagcgaacaagaaagagaagacgacagagagaccgaACCCCCAGCGGCGTCTAAGGGTGAGGTGCGAAGCAGCTGTAGTGTTGGAGCGTCGTCCGCGTCGCTTTTCCGCGAGGACATGGAAATCGTCTCAGGCGTTTTCGAGTCGAGTGAGGCGTTGGAGGCCTTCGCGGACGACGGCGAGGCCGTGGGGGCTCTCCTTGGAAGCCGCGAGTCCGAATCTTCACCTTCCGTCCCCGACAAATCCCGGACGTCTCACCTGGACACAGACTGCGatccttctgcttcttcttctcgctctgcgtcGGGTGACCAGCGCCTGGAGTGCGAGAGTTGCCCAGAGAGGCGGACAAAAGAGAGGCGGACTCTGTTTTCTCGagcgtctccctcttcgttccagtcgctgcatgcgccgggcGCCCACCACCGTCGCATGCTCTGCGAGTTCCTGCTCCGGGTGGCGACGAGAAGGGAGCAGCTTGAGCGCCTCGGCAGGCGTCTCGCGGTTGTGCCTCTCCCGCAGCTGTCCATGGAGGCAGTCGAGGCCGCACAGCGCCGCTctgagcgaggagacgcgagataCATGCGTGAAAGCCTCGCGGGgacttcgctttctttctccaagGGTGCTGCTCCAGTCCACCGCGACTGTCGAGGCGGCAACTATACAGACGCCGAGGTTTCCTTTGCGACgccgaggcgagaaggagaacaagcgGCTCTTGGGTCTgtcgacgcgagagacaacgcGCTCTGTGCGTCCTTGTCGTCTGCAccctccacttcttctctcgcgtcttcagcgccttcttctccgcttccttcagcttcttctctcgcttcttcaattccttcttctccgcttccttctgtgtgttctggttcttctctgccttcctctcctctcccgtcaacgttgctttcttcctcgtttctccctgcTCTTCCGCCGCTATCGAGCGAGGCCAATGGATGCTCGTGGGGGGCGGCGACGTCGACTGTCGCAGTCGATTCTGGAAAATGTTCGAGTTCTCTCGTTAAGCCGACGGAGTCTCTTATTAACGTTCCTCGCGTTGTTTCATCTGCCTCGACGGTTCTCTCTGGCGAGCTCGAGTCCGACCGCATCGACTCTTCCGACGCcccgtctccctccttcgAGAAAAACTCGCCTGCGACTGGACCTGTGAAAcagcctttctcttccgccgtaccggactctcctctctttgcttctctcccttcttcaccgccgtcttcgctgtcgtcttcgccttcttttccgtcATTACACGCAGCGCCTGGCGTCGGCCGGCTTGCGGCGCGCGGGAGCGCTCGAGTCCCAGGCGCTGGCGCCGccaacgaagagacagcagagactgccggcgagaaacgagacagagagacggaagcgaGTGCTCGCAAGAAAGGAGATTccggcggagaagaagttGCAAGAAGCGATCCATGCAgggggaaacgcgagagcgagggaggagacagacgagacaccgaaagaggcgagagacatcggggaagcgagacggagggtgtcggaagagaaagagagcgtcCCTGCGCTGGAACGCTCTTTGATGATTTCATCAGGTCTTTCGAAAGAAGGCAACGCGCAGCCGAACTCGCGAGATGGCGAGATGTCGAAGAATCTTTTGCGTGGTTACACTCGGGATAG